From a single Thalassophryne amazonica chromosome 7, fThaAma1.1, whole genome shotgun sequence genomic region:
- the LOC117513431 gene encoding cell wall protein DAN4-like: MPTTTTTGTASTTTSPTAITSTTTTPTTTTTGTASTTTSTSTTPTTTGTASTTISPTTTTSTSTTPTTTTTGTASTTTSTSTTPTITGTASATTSPLATTSTSTTPTTTTTGTASTASPTTTTSTTTTPTTSGSVSTTTSPTTTTSTTTIRTTAGAASTTSPIATTSTTTMPTTTTTGTASTTTSPTTTTSTSTTPTTTITGTATTTTSSTSTASTSTTSTTTGTASSTTSPTATTSASTTPTTNATGTIAT; this comes from the coding sequence ATGCCCACCACCACTACAACAGGGACAGCATCCACTACTACATCACCTACTGCCATCACTTCTACAACCACaacacccaccaccaccacaacaggGACAGCATCCACCACGACCTCTACAAGCACAACACCCACCACAACAGGGACAGCATCCACCACCATATCACCCACTACCACCACCTCTACAAGCACaacacccaccaccaccacaacaggGACAGCATCCACCACGACCTCTACAAGCACAACACCCACCATAACAGGGACAGCATCCGCCACCACATCACCCCTTGCCACCACCTCTACAAGCACaacacccaccaccaccacaacaggGACAGCATCCACCGCATCACCCACTACCACCACCTCTACAACCACAACACCCACCACATCAGGGTCAGTATCCACCACCACATCACCCACTACCACCACTTCTACAACCACAATACGTACCACAGCAGGAGCAGCATCCACAACATCACCTATTGCCACCACTTCTACAACCACAATGCCCACCACCACTACAACAGGGACAGCATCCACCACCACATCACCCACTACCACCACCTCTACAAGCACAacacccaccaccaccataaCAGGCACAGCAACCACCACCACATCATCCACTTCCACTGCCTCTACAAGCACAACATCCACCACAACAGGGACAGCATCCTCCACCACATCACCTACTGCCACCACCTCTGCAAGCACAACACCCACCACAAATGCTACAGGTACAATAGCCACTTAA